One Jeotgalibaca porci genomic region harbors:
- a CDS encoding transporter substrate-binding domain-containing protein yields MKKHLLKGLLLLATVTLGACSGESTAGTSNQTTVDTIKEAGVLRVGVKDDVPNFGLRNTGTNEIEGFEIDLAKKVAEEILGDPDAIEFTPVTAKTRGPLVDNGEVDVLISTFTITDERKETYNFTNPYYQDAVGILVKKDKGYEGLKDMDGATIGVSQSSTTSGLIDEEAEQYGITLKYSEFATYPEIKAALDSNRVDAFSVDRSILNGYSDDSTVILPDRFGTQDYGAVTKKTNTELAEYLNDLVNGWLDDGTIDAMITEWGLSE; encoded by the coding sequence ATGAAAAAGCACTTATTAAAAGGATTATTACTACTTGCAACGGTCACGTTAGGAGCCTGTTCAGGGGAATCGACTGCCGGGACGTCGAATCAAACAACGGTTGATACGATTAAAGAAGCTGGTGTTTTACGAGTGGGTGTAAAAGACGATGTACCGAATTTTGGCTTGCGTAACACGGGAACAAATGAAATTGAAGGTTTTGAAATTGACCTTGCCAAGAAAGTTGCGGAAGAAATCTTAGGTGATCCAGATGCAATTGAATTTACTCCTGTAACAGCGAAAACACGCGGACCGCTTGTCGATAACGGCGAAGTTGATGTATTAATTTCTACGTTTACGATTACGGATGAGCGTAAAGAAACGTATAACTTCACAAATCCCTATTACCAAGATGCAGTCGGAATCCTCGTTAAAAAGGATAAAGGCTATGAAGGCCTGAAAGATATGGACGGCGCAACAATAGGTGTGTCTCAAAGCTCAACAACATCCGGTCTGATTGATGAAGAAGCAGAACAATATGGCATTACATTGAAATATTCTGAATTTGCGACATATCCAGAAATTAAAGCAGCGCTTGATTCAAACCGTGTGGATGCATTCAGTGTGGACCGTTCCATCTTAAATGGTTACAGTGATGATTCGACTGTTATTTTGCCCGATCGTTTTGGGACACAAGACTATGGTGCCGTTACGAAGAAAACAAACACAGAATTGGCTGAGTACTTGAATGACTTGGTTAACGGTTGGTTAGATGATGGCACAATTGATGCAATGATTACGGAATGGGGACTGAGTGAATGA
- a CDS encoding amino acid ABC transporter permease: MRSSSPFALWRFESLLQNSEPLLGGLLRTILVATLALLLALAIGIVIGLFSTSQNRILKGMARIYVEFFQNIPLVIQIFFMYNGLAMAGLVLSEFTIGVIGVGLYHGAYIGEVVRAGILAIPKGQTEAAYSQGFDYIQTMRYIVLPQTIKIILPPLANQAVNLIKNTSVLAIIAGGDLMYTADSYASSSLNYGPAYLVAGLVYFILCYPLAIFAKRYEEKLKRRDIATVTPLDLPEVIE; this comes from the coding sequence ATGAGAAGCTCAAGTCCATTCGCGCTTTGGCGCTTTGAGTCACTCCTTCAAAACAGTGAACCACTTTTAGGAGGACTGCTCAGAACGATTCTTGTTGCAACATTGGCTCTTTTATTGGCTTTGGCAATCGGGATTGTGATTGGTTTGTTTTCGACTTCCCAAAATCGTATTTTGAAAGGGATGGCTCGAATTTATGTCGAATTTTTCCAAAACATTCCATTGGTGATTCAAATCTTCTTTATGTATAACGGGCTGGCTATGGCTGGCCTTGTTCTATCTGAATTCACGATTGGGGTCATCGGGGTTGGGCTTTATCACGGAGCCTATATTGGGGAGGTCGTGCGAGCCGGTATTCTGGCTATCCCGAAAGGTCAGACAGAAGCGGCGTACTCACAAGGTTTTGATTACATTCAAACGATGCGCTATATTGTTTTACCGCAGACCATTAAGATTATTTTGCCGCCTTTGGCAAATCAAGCAGTTAACTTAATAAAAAATACTTCCGTTCTCGCGATTATTGCAGGTGGCGATTTAATGTATACGGCTGATTCTTATGCTTCATCCAGCTTAAATTATGGTCCTGCTTATTTAGTAGCCGGCCTTGTGTATTTTATTTTGTGTTATCCGTTGGCTATTTTTGCCAAGAGATACGAAGAGAAATTAAAGCGAAGAGATATAGCGACGGTTACGCCGTTGGATTTGCCGGAGGTGATTGAATGA
- a CDS encoding amino acid ABC transporter permease — protein sequence MIETIQRVFSPDNLAFLMNGLKVTLLISLSVIVGSIIFGTILGLLRQYRIAVLTQLASLYIEIFRNTPLLLWMLGCAFLIPGSTVTIKGAFALFLYTAAVIAEIVRGGLNAIDKGQFEAAYSQGFSFIQTLRYIVLPQCFKRIIPSLLSQVITTVKDTSFLAGLGIMELTRSGQVILGRATQTTEVFLLYGFIGLTYFVVCFALSLAVRYWHKKNTIV from the coding sequence ATGATTGAAACAATTCAACGTGTATTTTCACCCGATAATCTGGCATTTTTAATGAATGGTCTAAAAGTGACGCTACTTATTTCACTCAGTGTTATCGTCGGATCCATCATTTTTGGAACCATCCTTGGGTTGTTACGCCAATACCGGATAGCTGTTCTGACGCAATTAGCCAGCCTGTACATTGAGATTTTCCGCAATACTCCGCTCTTGTTGTGGATGCTGGGCTGTGCGTTTTTAATACCCGGCAGCACGGTCACCATTAAGGGTGCTTTTGCTTTGTTTCTCTATACGGCCGCTGTTATAGCGGAAATTGTGAGGGGTGGTTTGAATGCCATCGACAAAGGCCAATTCGAAGCGGCTTATTCGCAAGGTTTCTCGTTTATTCAAACACTGCGCTACATTGTCTTGCCGCAATGTTTTAAACGTATTATTCCCTCGCTCTTGTCCCAAGTTATTACGACAGTAAAAGACACATCATTTCTGGCCGGGTTAGGGATTATGGAATTGACACGAAGCGGCCAAGTTATTTTGGGTCGCGCGACACAAACAACCGAAGTTTTTTTATTATACGGCTTCATCGGACTGACGTATTTTGTGGTCTGTTTCGCACTCTCTTTGGCAGTCAGATACTGGCATAAGAAAAATACAATCGTTTAA
- a CDS encoding IS3 family transposase, translating into MRDCLLKKVESFPGESRHLSRKAQTAVAYALKEEGFKLKDILSVVGIPSATYHYHAKQLGIADPDGALKELIRQLFFQFKERYGYKRLTKEMQKLGHCVNHKKVYRLMQEIGLKCVKFMRKSRKYNSYRGKVGTVAKNRLNRRFHTTIPLQKLVTDVTEFKCMGEEKLYFSPILDLYNGEVIAYSMNKRPTLDFVMKPLQEAVGIIRKHGTVRTTLHSDQGWQYQHNKWVKILKKNKLFQSMSRKATCADNAAMENFFGILKQEMYHGEKMVSYGELESRISEYIDWYNQVRSKEKLAGLSPVEYRTQTSQLAA; encoded by the coding sequence ATTAGAGATTGCTTACTTAAAAAAGTTGAAAGCTTTCCGGGAGAATCCAGACACCTTTCTCGAAAAGCACAAACAGCAGTGGCATACGCACTCAAAGAAGAAGGATTCAAACTGAAGGATATCCTTTCAGTAGTTGGAATCCCATCCGCAACGTACCATTACCACGCGAAACAACTGGGAATAGCGGACCCGGATGGGGCTCTAAAAGAGCTGATCCGACAGCTTTTCTTTCAGTTCAAAGAGCGGTATGGGTATAAACGACTCACGAAGGAAATGCAAAAACTGGGACATTGCGTCAACCACAAAAAGGTGTACCGCCTCATGCAAGAAATAGGTTTAAAATGTGTCAAGTTCATGCGGAAGTCTCGCAAGTACAATTCCTATAGAGGGAAAGTGGGAACCGTTGCGAAGAACCGACTGAATCGGCGCTTCCACACCACTATCCCCTTACAGAAACTCGTCACGGACGTCACTGAATTCAAGTGTATGGGGGAGGAGAAGTTATACTTTAGCCCTATTCTGGACTTGTATAACGGAGAGGTCATCGCCTACAGCATGAATAAGCGACCAACTCTGGACTTCGTGATGAAGCCCCTGCAGGAGGCCGTCGGCATCATTCGTAAACACGGCACCGTCCGCACGACCCTTCATTCGGACCAAGGGTGGCAGTACCAGCACAACAAGTGGGTTAAAATCTTGAAGAAAAACAAACTCTTTCAAAGCATGTCTCGGAAAGCAACGTGTGCTGATAATGCAGCGATGGAAAATTTCTTCGGCATTCTGAAACAGGAAATGTATCACGGAGAAAAAATGGTAAGTTATGGTGAGCTTGAATCAAGGATTTCCGAGTATATCGATTGGTACAACCAAGTTCGATCGAAAGAAAAATTGGCTGGCCTAAGTCCAGTAGAATACCGAACTCAAACCAGCCAATTGGCTGCATAA
- a CDS encoding helix-turn-helix domain-containing protein, protein MAKYSEAFKLQVVQEYLDGPLGYSALAKKHAIPDAATVRKWVTFFQEFGLEGLKRKRKKTVYPVQFKVDVLHFMKETGASYSETAIAFGMNNPSLIANWNRAFQENGIKGLKPKQKGRPPMSRKPRKQPGKQAKSTSLSQEELERENELLRLEIAYLKKLKAFRENPDTFLEKHKQQWHTHSKKKDSN, encoded by the coding sequence ATGGCAAAATATAGTGAAGCATTCAAGTTACAAGTTGTGCAAGAATATCTGGATGGCCCGTTGGGATATAGCGCCTTGGCGAAGAAACATGCCATTCCTGATGCCGCAACCGTCCGAAAATGGGTGACATTTTTCCAAGAATTCGGGTTGGAAGGTCTGAAGAGGAAGCGGAAGAAGACGGTCTACCCTGTTCAATTCAAGGTGGATGTATTACACTTTATGAAAGAAACAGGCGCTTCTTATTCCGAAACGGCCATTGCCTTCGGCATGAACAATCCTTCCCTCATCGCCAACTGGAACCGGGCCTTCCAAGAGAACGGGATAAAAGGCCTGAAACCAAAACAAAAGGGGCGACCTCCCATGTCCAGAAAACCGAGAAAACAGCCGGGAAAACAAGCAAAGTCCACTTCTCTTTCCCAAGAAGAGCTGGAACGTGAAAATGAATTACTAAGATTAGAGATTGCTTACTTAAAAAAGTTGAAAGCTTTCCGGGAGAATCCAGACACCTTTCTCGAAAAGCACAAACAGCAGTGGCATACGCACTCAAAGAAGAAGGATTCAAACTGA
- the ypfJ gene encoding KPN_02809 family neutral zinc metallopeptidase, with amino-acid sequence MKWKGRKSSSNVEDRRGMSGGMIGGGIGGVGLIIYLIFTLLGGDPSILTGNTPNQQNNTYTGTTEEQEVADFVSVVLADTEVVWNEVFNEYGMDYEEPTLVLFTNSVQSACGVAGSSTGPFYCPGDQSLYIDLSFYDELSEKFQAPGDFAMAYVVAHEVGHHVQYLLGTSKQVQDLRGKVAETEYNRYLKRLELQADYYAGVWAHYVQDMDYLEEGDIEEALNAASAVGDDRIQEAAQGYVVPDSFTHGTSDQRIRWFYKGFEAGDLENGDTFKLSENEL; translated from the coding sequence ATGAAATGGAAAGGCAGAAAATCAAGCTCAAACGTCGAAGACCGGCGTGGTATGAGTGGCGGAATGATTGGTGGCGGAATTGGTGGTGTTGGTCTCATTATTTATTTAATTTTCACCTTGTTGGGTGGCGACCCTTCTATTCTGACTGGTAACACGCCCAACCAACAAAACAATACGTACACCGGAACAACGGAAGAACAGGAAGTCGCTGATTTTGTCAGCGTGGTGCTAGCAGATACCGAAGTGGTGTGGAATGAGGTATTCAACGAGTACGGCATGGACTACGAAGAGCCGACTCTGGTCCTTTTTACCAATAGTGTCCAATCCGCGTGCGGCGTTGCAGGTTCATCGACAGGACCGTTTTATTGTCCGGGCGATCAAAGTCTGTACATCGATTTGAGTTTCTATGATGAATTATCCGAAAAGTTCCAAGCTCCCGGTGATTTTGCGATGGCCTATGTTGTTGCCCATGAAGTCGGGCATCATGTTCAATATTTACTAGGTACTTCAAAACAAGTGCAGGATTTACGCGGAAAAGTAGCTGAAACAGAATATAATCGTTACTTAAAACGGCTGGAACTGCAAGCAGATTATTATGCCGGTGTCTGGGCTCATTACGTCCAAGATATGGATTATTTGGAAGAAGGCGATATTGAAGAGGCCTTAAATGCCGCTTCTGCAGTCGGCGATGATCGGATTCAAGAAGCTGCTCAAGGTTACGTTGTGCCTGACAGTTTTACGCATGGTACTTCTGACCAACGTATTCGTTGGTTCTATAAAGGTTTTGAAGCCGGTGATTTAGAAAATGGCGATACCTTTAAATTGAGCGAAAATGAACTATAA
- a CDS encoding LacI family DNA-binding transcriptional regulator produces the protein MTTIRDVAKLAGVSVATVSRALNNSGYVSISAREKVEKAVKELNFYPNEVARSLFQKKSKLIGLLLPDITNPFFPAIAKGVEDCVNERGYSLLLGNVEGDSEKQEKYLRIFEQNNIAGVISAVQGNPINLKNMPFVSLDRINEEQKYVVHSDDFLGGQLAAQAIIDGRAKKVVIMAGPENVSASKVRLKGNKDILDRYAVPYEIFQTESFHLDLAEETAKAVFNQLSEFDSVIASNDIYGLALITEAHKRGIKVPEELQVIGYDDMPFSKMMTPPLTTISQPAYEIGYKGAKLLCNVMERDSVTEKRIQLPVTLIKRETLREKDEHE, from the coding sequence ATGACAACAATTAGAGATGTAGCAAAATTAGCCGGTGTATCTGTGGCTACAGTATCACGAGCATTAAATAATAGCGGCTATGTCAGCATATCTGCCCGAGAAAAAGTCGAGAAGGCTGTAAAAGAGCTGAACTTTTATCCGAATGAGGTCGCACGCTCTCTTTTCCAAAAGAAATCTAAATTGATTGGTTTATTATTGCCTGACATCACGAACCCTTTCTTCCCAGCGATTGCTAAAGGTGTAGAAGATTGCGTGAACGAGCGCGGCTATAGCCTTTTATTAGGTAATGTTGAAGGCGATTCAGAGAAACAAGAAAAATATTTACGTATATTTGAACAGAATAATATTGCGGGAGTTATTTCTGCCGTACAAGGTAACCCGATTAATTTGAAAAATATGCCATTTGTTTCCTTAGATAGAATTAACGAAGAACAAAAATATGTGGTGCATTCAGATGATTTCTTAGGTGGACAACTGGCAGCACAGGCGATTATTGATGGCAGGGCTAAGAAAGTCGTGATTATGGCCGGACCGGAAAATGTTTCAGCTTCTAAGGTGCGTTTGAAAGGGAACAAGGATATACTGGATAGATATGCCGTTCCGTACGAAATCTTTCAAACAGAAAGTTTTCATTTAGATTTAGCAGAGGAAACAGCAAAAGCAGTATTTAATCAACTGTCTGAATTCGACAGTGTTATTGCTTCGAATGATATCTATGGCTTGGCATTAATTACCGAAGCACATAAAAGAGGCATAAAAGTCCCCGAAGAACTCCAAGTAATCGGTTATGATGACATGCCGTTCAGTAAAATGATGACACCGCCATTAACGACGATATCGCAACCTGCTTACGAGATCGGTTATAAAGGTGCAAAGCTTTTGTGTAATGTGATGGAACGCGACTCTGTAACAGAGAAACGCATCCAACTACCCGTAACACTAATAAAAAGAGAAACGTTAAGAGAGAAGGATGAACATGAGTAA
- the rbsK gene encoding ribokinase, whose amino-acid sequence MSKIMVIGSISTDFVVLTDRRPQVGETVTGNDFQTTFGGKGANQAVASARLGGDVSMVGTVGTDVFGSQLIQNLADNGIVTDNVERVTEKPSGSAHITIADGDNSIVYIPGANNEMTVARIEQLKETLLTAAIVIVQNELPQAVIDEIITFCFENDIKTIYNPAPARVVAAEILEKATYFTPNESEFHQLFPDLTITEGLEKYPNQLILTMGSKGVYFNDGEKEVQIPSYKVVPVDTTGAGDTFNGAFAVALSKGMSVQSSIQFGNLAASLSIQKMGAQGGMPTLEAMKASEDYEKAWDI is encoded by the coding sequence ATGAGTAAAATTATGGTAATCGGCAGTATTTCTACAGACTTTGTAGTTTTGACAGATAGACGACCTCAAGTCGGCGAAACAGTAACAGGAAATGATTTCCAGACAACATTTGGAGGGAAAGGTGCGAACCAAGCAGTTGCAAGTGCGCGTTTAGGCGGAGACGTCAGCATGGTGGGAACGGTCGGAACTGACGTTTTTGGTAGCCAACTCATCCAAAACTTGGCAGATAACGGAATTGTTACAGACAATGTGGAACGGGTTACAGAAAAACCATCCGGATCGGCACACATCACAATTGCAGACGGCGACAACAGCATCGTCTATATCCCGGGAGCAAACAATGAAATGACGGTAGCACGGATTGAGCAATTGAAAGAAACACTTCTAACTGCAGCGATTGTGATTGTTCAAAATGAATTACCTCAAGCTGTGATTGATGAAATTATTACTTTCTGTTTTGAAAATGACATCAAAACAATCTATAACCCAGCACCAGCAAGAGTGGTAGCGGCAGAAATTTTAGAAAAGGCAACCTACTTCACGCCGAATGAGAGCGAGTTTCATCAACTGTTTCCGGATTTAACGATTACGGAAGGGTTGGAAAAGTACCCGAATCAATTGATTCTCACAATGGGCTCGAAAGGTGTTTACTTTAATGATGGGGAAAAAGAAGTGCAAATTCCTTCTTATAAAGTGGTACCAGTCGATACAACGGGAGCGGGCGATACTTTTAACGGAGCATTTGCAGTGGCATTATCAAAAGGAATGAGTGTGCAGTCTAGTATTCAGTTTGGTAACTTGGCAGCTTCCTTATCTATTCAAAAAATGGGTGCACAGGGTGGCATGCCGACACTAGAAGCGATGAAAGCGAGTGAAGATTATGAAAAAGCATGGGATATTTAA
- the rbsD gene encoding D-ribose pyranase, with protein MKKHGIFNSDISKVLADLGHTDQIAIGDAGLPIPAGVPKIDLAIAQADPSFIKVLKVVLDDMKVEEVILAEEIKTKNPEQLAAVEAALTEDEGIHYVSHEAFKEQLKQVKVVIRTGECTPYSNIILQSGVLF; from the coding sequence ATGAAAAAGCATGGGATATTTAACAGTGATATTTCAAAAGTTTTAGCAGATTTAGGTCATACGGATCAAATTGCTATCGGAGATGCAGGCCTGCCGATTCCAGCCGGTGTTCCTAAAATTGATTTAGCGATTGCCCAAGCAGATCCTTCTTTCATCAAAGTCTTGAAAGTGGTTTTGGATGATATGAAAGTGGAAGAAGTTATTTTAGCTGAGGAAATTAAAACAAAAAATCCAGAGCAATTAGCAGCAGTTGAAGCTGCATTAACTGAGGATGAAGGCATTCATTATGTCAGTCATGAAGCATTTAAAGAGCAATTGAAACAGGTAAAAGTTGTGATTCGAACGGGAGAATGTACACCGTATTCAAATATCATATTGCAATCAGGCGTTTTATTTTAG
- a CDS encoding sugar ABC transporter ATP-binding protein, protein MEIRMTGIKKSFGTNSVLRGVDFDIQPGEVHALMGENGAGKSTLMNILTGLHKLDAGEIMVDGKKQHFANPKEAEEYGISFIHQEMNTWPDMTVLENLFIGKEPTNKFGLIQTKKMKEQANQIFQDLGIAIDLNTEVRELSVGQQQMIEIAKSLMTHAKVIIMDEPTAALTEREIDTLFKLIQTLTEKGVSIVYISHRMEEIFKISDRITVMRDGISIDTSLTKETTNDEVVRKMVGRELEDYYPQKTATIKEDVFEVKGLTQKGRFENISFSVKSGEIVGFSGLMGAGRTEIMRAIFGIDSFDSGEIVLEGKPLTIKAPSDAIVNGIGFLTENRKEEGLVLDYSLRDNISLPSIDGFKKYGIIDTKAESSFALMLMERLKVKAVSEMDAASSLSGGNQQKVVLAKWIGIGSKVLILDEPTRGVDVGAKREIYQLMNELADRGVAIIMVSSDLPEILGVSDRVVVVHEGKIAGELSKAAATEEKIMQLATGGY, encoded by the coding sequence TTGGAAATAAGAATGACAGGAATTAAGAAAAGTTTCGGAACGAACTCAGTTCTTCGCGGCGTTGACTTTGATATTCAACCCGGAGAAGTCCATGCATTGATGGGAGAAAATGGTGCAGGGAAGTCAACGTTGATGAATATCTTGACGGGATTGCATAAATTAGATGCAGGCGAAATTATGGTTGATGGTAAAAAACAACACTTTGCTAACCCAAAAGAAGCAGAAGAATACGGCATCAGTTTCATTCATCAAGAGATGAATACGTGGCCGGATATGACTGTTCTTGAGAATTTATTTATCGGAAAAGAACCAACCAACAAATTCGGATTGATTCAAACGAAAAAAATGAAAGAACAAGCGAACCAAATTTTCCAAGATTTGGGTATTGCGATTGATTTAAATACGGAAGTAAGAGAACTTTCGGTTGGACAACAGCAAATGATCGAAATTGCCAAATCTCTGATGACGCATGCAAAAGTGATTATTATGGATGAGCCGACTGCTGCTTTGACGGAAAGAGAAATCGATACCCTATTCAAATTGATTCAAACATTGACAGAAAAAGGTGTGTCCATCGTCTACATTTCTCACCGGATGGAAGAAATATTCAAGATTAGCGACCGTATTACCGTTATGCGTGATGGGATTTCAATCGATACATCTTTGACAAAAGAAACGACAAATGATGAAGTTGTTCGCAAGATGGTTGGTCGTGAATTAGAAGACTATTACCCACAAAAGACAGCAACTATAAAAGAAGATGTCTTCGAAGTAAAAGGTTTGACGCAAAAAGGACGTTTTGAAAATATATCTTTCTCTGTAAAGTCAGGTGAAATCGTTGGATTCTCTGGTTTGATGGGAGCAGGAAGAACAGAAATCATGCGCGCTATTTTCGGTATTGATTCCTTTGACTCAGGTGAAATTGTTCTTGAAGGCAAGCCGCTTACTATCAAAGCACCAAGCGACGCAATCGTAAATGGTATCGGTTTCTTGACAGAAAACCGGAAAGAAGAAGGATTGGTCCTTGATTATTCATTGAGAGATAATATCAGTCTCCCTTCAATTGATGGTTTTAAGAAGTACGGCATTATTGATACAAAAGCAGAAAGTTCCTTTGCATTAATGTTAATGGAACGTTTGAAAGTAAAAGCAGTCAGTGAAATGGATGCGGCGTCCAGTCTATCAGGCGGGAACCAGCAAAAAGTAGTCCTGGCCAAATGGATTGGCATTGGTTCGAAAGTGTTGATCTTGGATGAACCAACGCGCGGTGTGGACGTCGGGGCGAAACGTGAGATTTATCAATTGATGAACGAGTTGGCTGATCGTGGCGTAGCTATTATCATGGTTTCCAGTGATTTACCGGAAATACTAGGTGTCAGTGATCGCGTAGTGGTTGTTCACGAAGGTAAGATTGCCGGTGAACTATCCAAAGCAGCTGCGACTGAAGAAAAAATTATGCAATTAGCAACGGGAGGCTATTAA
- a CDS encoding ABC transporter permease — MLNKETMNDKKESRIPKDALGKLGPLLALVVMVILVTILNSNFISPTNLLNLLRQVSTNALIAFGMTFVIITGGIDLSVGSTLALSSVLMAGAIRAGVDPFLAMLLAAIVGLILGSINGLLITKGKMAPFIATLATMTVYRGLTLVYTEGNPITGIGDSFLFKFVGRGYFFGIPFPVVMMVVSFAFLYVLLHKMTFGRKTFTIGGNEKASFIAGIKNDRIKIGIYAISGLMASISGIIITSRLNSAQPTAGNAYEMDAIASVVLGGTSLAGGRGKLSGTLIGALIIGTLNNGMNLLGISSFYQQVVKGIVIIIAVLLDRKNKK, encoded by the coding sequence ATGCTCAATAAAGAAACGATGAATGACAAAAAAGAATCACGAATTCCCAAGGATGCACTTGGTAAATTAGGACCCTTGTTGGCGTTAGTCGTCATGGTCATTTTAGTAACAATTCTAAACAGTAACTTTATTTCACCGACAAACTTACTTAACTTGCTGAGACAAGTTTCGACAAATGCGCTTATTGCATTCGGTATGACATTCGTTATTATCACAGGCGGAATTGATTTGTCCGTTGGTTCAACACTAGCATTGAGCAGTGTGTTGATGGCAGGCGCGATTAGAGCGGGTGTAGATCCGTTCCTAGCAATGCTATTGGCTGCGATTGTGGGTCTAATCTTGGGAAGCATCAACGGCTTGTTAATCACTAAAGGGAAGATGGCACCGTTTATCGCAACATTGGCAACAATGACTGTATACCGTGGTTTGACTTTGGTTTATACAGAAGGAAACCCGATTACAGGAATCGGTGACAGCTTCTTGTTCAAGTTCGTAGGACGCGGCTACTTCTTCGGTATTCCATTCCCGGTTGTTATGATGGTTGTGAGCTTTGCATTTTTATATGTTCTCTTGCACAAAATGACATTCGGTAGAAAAACTTTTACAATCGGTGGGAATGAAAAAGCTTCATTCATTGCCGGAATTAAAAACGACCGTATTAAAATCGGTATTTACGCAATTTCAGGTTTGATGGCTTCTATTTCCGGAATTATCATCACTTCTCGTTTGAACTCAGCACAACCAACTGCCGGGAATGCTTATGAAATGGATGCTATTGCATCGGTTGTATTAGGTGGCACAAGTTTGGCTGGTGGACGCGGAAAACTTTCTGGAACGTTAATTGGTGCTTTGATTATCGGGACATTGAACAACGGAATGAACTTATTGGGAATTTCAAGTTTCTACCAACAAGTCGTTAAAGGAATCGTTATTATTATCGCTGTATTATTGGACCGTAAAAATAAAAAATAA
- a CDS encoding D-ribose ABC transporter substrate-binding protein, producing the protein MKKLLSLATAALFLVGCEQAFTLEGEDANVQEVTEKAPSELVVGVSISTLNNPFFVSLEEGINNLAEENGTKVKSLDAQNDTAKQTNDVDDLIQQGVDILLINPVDSSAITPAVESANAKGIPVITIDRSSESGKILALVASDNVEGGEMAAEYIKQISGENVETVQLEGVPGASASRERGKGFMNIAEESLNVIDSQTANFDRAEGLTVMENMLQANPSIKAVFAQNDEMALGAIEAIKAAGLSGSIQVVGFDGTEDGINSVKAGVLSATVAQQPEEMGRLALQAAFDHFAGITIDEYIPSPLELITKD; encoded by the coding sequence ATGAAAAAACTATTGAGTTTGGCAACTGCAGCTTTGTTCTTAGTAGGGTGCGAACAGGCATTTACTTTAGAAGGTGAGGATGCAAACGTTCAAGAAGTAACGGAAAAAGCACCATCCGAATTGGTCGTAGGGGTTTCGATTTCAACATTAAATAACCCGTTCTTCGTTTCTTTAGAAGAAGGAATTAACAACTTGGCTGAAGAAAATGGTACGAAAGTTAAATCTTTGGATGCTCAAAATGACACGGCAAAACAAACGAATGACGTGGACGACTTGATTCAACAAGGCGTAGACATTCTGTTAATCAATCCGGTAGATTCATCCGCAATCACACCAGCTGTAGAATCAGCAAACGCGAAGGGTATTCCGGTTATTACGATTGACCGCTCAAGTGAAAGTGGTAAAATTCTAGCGTTGGTTGCTTCTGACAACGTTGAAGGTGGCGAGATGGCCGCAGAATATATTAAACAAATTTCAGGTGAAAATGTTGAAACAGTACAACTAGAAGGTGTACCAGGTGCATCAGCTTCACGTGAACGTGGAAAAGGCTTTATGAACATTGCAGAAGAATCACTAAACGTCATCGATAGCCAAACAGCAAACTTTGACCGTGCAGAAGGTCTGACGGTTATGGAAAACATGTTACAAGCGAACCCAAGTATTAAAGCTGTCTTTGCTCAAAATGATGAAATGGCGCTTGGTGCTATCGAAGCGATTAAAGCAGCCGGATTATCTGGATCTATTCAAGTGGTTGGTTTTGACGGAACGGAAGATGGTATTAATTCCGTTAAAGCAGGCGTTTTGAGTGCAACGGTCGCACAACAACCAGAAGAAATGGGAAGACTGGCACTACAAGCAGCTTTCGATCATTTCGCTGGTATCACGATTGACGAATACATTCCATCACCATTGGAACTCATCACAAAAGACTAA